In the Juglans microcarpa x Juglans regia isolate MS1-56 chromosome 6D, Jm3101_v1.0, whole genome shotgun sequence genome, one interval contains:
- the LOC121235776 gene encoding calcium/calmodulin-regulated receptor-like kinase 1, whose amino-acid sequence MKGESSGLIIGISIGVVIGVLLAILALFCIRYHRKCSQIGNSSSRRAATIPIRTNGADACTILSDSTVGPDSPVKSARNGMSLWFDGFRRSNVVSASGILEYSYKDLQKATYNFTTLIGQGAFGPVYRAQMSTGETVAVKVLATDSKQGEKEFHTEVMLLGRLHHRNLVNLIGYCAEKGQHMLIYVYMSKGSLASHLYSENNEPLSWDVRVHIALDVARGLEYLHDGAVPPVIHRDIKSSNILLDQAMRARVADFGLSREEMVDRQAVNIRGTFGYLDPEYISTKAFTKKSDVYSFGVLLFELIAGRNPQQGLMEYVELAAMNTEGKVGWEEIVDSRLEGKFDVQELNEVAALAYKCINRIPRKRPSMRDIVQVLSRILKLRYNRNHHKKSLSATAEEVTIDVDQSETKTQVPEHRRDESMDSSTADTYET is encoded by the exons ATGAAAGGGGAGTCATCTGGTTTGATCATTGGGATTTCCATAGGGGTGGTGATTGGAGTGCTTTTGGCTATTTTAGCACTGTTTTGTATTAGGTACCACAGGAAGTGCTCTCAAATAGGGAATAGCAGTTCTCGTAGGGCAGCGACCATCCCTATCCGTACAAATGGTGCCGATGCTTGTACCATATTATCTGACTCAACCGTTGGTCCGGACTCACCTGTAAAGTCTGCACGTAATGGCATGTCCCTTTGGTTTGACGGATTTAGGAGGAGTAATGTGGTCTCTGCATCTGGAATACTCGAGTATTCTTACAA GGATCTGCAGAAAGCAACCTATAATTTTACAACTTTGATAGGACAAGGTGCATTTGGTCCTGTTTACAGGGCTCAGATGTCCACTGGTGAGACCGTTGCCGTTAAGGTTCTTGCAACTGATTCTAAGCAAGGGGAGAAAGAGTTTCATACAGAG GTAATGTTATTGGGAAGGTTACATCACAGAAACCTTGTAAATTTGATTGGATATTGTGCGGAAAAAGGCCAGCATATGCTCATATATGTCTATATGAGCAAAGGCAGCTTGGCTTCTCATCTATACA GTGAAAATAATGAGCCATTGAGCTGGGATGTAAGGGTTCATATAGCTTTAGATGTTGCAAGGGGCTTGGAGTATCTTCATGATGGG GCAGTTCCTCCCGTAATACACCGCGATATTAAATCTTCCAATATTCTGTTGGACCAGGCCATGAGAGCCAGG GTTGCTGATTTTGGGCTTTCAAGAGAAGAGATGGTGGACAGACAGGCAGTTAATATACGGGGTACTTTTGGGTATCTAGATCCTGAGTATATATCTACGAAGGCTTTCACGAAGAAAAGTGATGTTTACAGCTTTGGAGTCTTGCTCTTTGAACTTATAGCCGGCAGAAATCCTCAACAGGGTCTCATGGAATATGTTGAGCTT GCAGCCATGAATACTGAAGGAAAAGTTGGGTGGGAGGAAATTGTGGATTCTCGTCTTGAAGGGAAATTTGATGTGCAAGAGCTCAACGAAGTGGCTGCTCTTGCATACAAATGCATCAACCGTATCCCAAGAAAGCGGCCTTCCATGAGGGACATCGTGCAAGTGTTGTCACGGATCCTTAAGTTGAGATACAACAGAAACCATCACAAAAAGTCGTTATCTGCCACAGCAGAGGAAGTTACTATCGATGTCGACCAATCAGAAACTAAGACTCAAGTCCCGGAACACAGAAGGGATGAATCAATGGATAGCAGCACAGCTGACACCTATGAAACATAG
- the LOC121235238 gene encoding histone H2A.6 yields MAGRGKTLGSGASKKAQSRSSKAGLQFPVGRIARFLKAGKYAERVGAGAPVYLAAVLEYLAAEVLELAGNAARDNKKTRIVPRHIQLAVRNDEELSKLLGDVTIANGGVMPNIHNLLLPKKAGTSKASGGDDDS; encoded by the exons ATGGCGGGTCGTGGTAAAACTCTTGGATCAGGGGCCTCCAAAAAGGCGCAGTCTCGAAGTAGCAAGGCCGGGCTCCAGTTCCCTGTCGGCCGTATCGCTCGCTTTCTGAAAGCTGGAAAGTACGCCGAGCGTGTCGGAGCTGGTGCGCCCGTCTACCTCGCAGCTGTCCTCGAGTACCTGGCCGCAGAG GTTCTTGAGCTGGCTGGAAATGCTGCGCGAGACAATAAGAAGACTAGGATTGTTCCCCGACACATACAGCTAGCTGTCCGGAATGACGAAGAGTTGAGCAAGCTTCTTGGGGACGTGACGATTGCCAATGGTGGTGTGATGCCGAACATCCACAACCTGCTACTGCCGAAAAAGGCTGGAACTTCTAAGGCCTCGGGTGGAGACGATGACTCTTAG
- the LOC121235122 gene encoding uncharacterized protein LOC121235122 yields the protein MPTVWFSLKRSLHCKSEPSDVHDPKSRKQLSTILTRKAGRSGCSRSIANLKDVIHGSKRHSEKPPSCSPRSIGSSEFLNPITHEVILSNSRCELKITGFGGFQEGACGGGGGGGGGLSGNNGSGGGGSTFVGTLRPGTPGPGGHPTMHYFNHSVRTSATPPRKSPFTVSDRDGSGLGGSAVFGSGGGGVHSSNRVYLETESNGFSTVTCHKCGEQFSKWDAAEAHHLSKHAVTELVEGDSSRKIVEIICRTSWLKSENHFGRIERVLKVHNMQKTLARFEEYREMVKIKASKLAKKHPRCLADGNELLRFYGTTVSCSLGLNGASSLCASEKCCVCRIIKNGFSAKKELKGGIGVFTTSTSGRAFESIEILEGDPGTRKALIVCRVIAGRVHRPLENIQEMAGQTGFDSLAGRVGLYSNIEELYLLNPRALLPCFVVICKP from the exons ATGCCAACAGTGTGGTTCTCTCTAAAAAGGTCTCTACACTGCAAATCAGAGCCATCGGATGTTCATGACCCAAAGTCGAGGAAGCAATTGAGCACAATCTTGACTAGAAAAGCTGGAAGGTCAGGGTGTTCCAGGTCCATAGCAAATCTCAAAGATGTAATCCATGGAAGTAAGAGACATTCGGAGAAGCCACCAAGTTGCAGTCCTAGATCTATTGGGAGCAGTGAGTTCCTTAATCCAATAACCCATGAAGTGATCTTGAGTAACTCAAGGTGTGAGCTCAAAATCACTGGTTTTGGTGGTTTCCAAGAAGGGGCTTGTGGTGgaggcggcggcggcggcggcggtcTTAGCGGTAACAACGGTAGTGGTGGTGGCGGTTCAACATTTGTGGGCACTTTAAGGCCTGGGACACCTGGCCCTGGAGGGCACCCTACAATGCACTATTTTAATCATTCTGTTAGGACATCAGCAACTCCTCCAAGGAAGTCTCCTTTTACTGTATCAGATAGAGACGGGTCTGGGTTAGGGGGTTCTGCTGTTTTTGGTTCCGGCGGTGGCGGAGTTCATTCAAGCAATAGGGTCTATCTTGAGACAGAGTCTAATGGCTTTTCAACGGTGACGTGCCATAAATGTGGAGAGCAGTTTAGCAAATGGGATGCTGCTGAAGCTCATCATCTCTCCAAGCATGCTG TTACTGAACTTGTGGAAGGCGACTCATCAaggaaaattgttgaaattatATGCCGGACAAGCTGGTTGAAGTCTGAGAACCATTTTGGCAGGATTGAGAGAGTTTTGAAAGTTCATAATATGCAAAAAACTCTAGCTCGATTTGAAGAATATAGGGAGATGGTGAAAATCAAAGCCAGCAAACTTGCGAAGAAACACCCTCGGTGCCTCGCCGACGGTAACGAACTTTTGAGGTTCTATGGCACAACCGTGTCATGCTCTCTTGGTCTAAATGGTGCCTCCAGTCTTTGTGCATCAGAAAAATGCTGTGTGTGTAGGATTATAAAAAATGGATTCTCTGCCAAGAAGGAGCTCAAGGGTGGAATAGGAGTTTTTACAACCTCCACGAGTGGAAGAGCTTTTGAATCTATTGAAATTCTTGAGGGAGACCCAGGTACTAGGAAAGCCTTAATTGTCTGCAGAGTAATTGCTGGGAGGGTTCATAGGCCTTTGGAGAACATACAAGAAATGGCTGGCCAAACAGGATTTGATTCATTGGCTGGCAGAGTGGGTCTTTATTCAAATATCGAGGAGCTTTATTTGCTCAATCCGAGAGCTCTCCTTCCATGCTTTGTGGTAATCTGCAAACCctga
- the LOC121235664 gene encoding 50S ribosomal protein L24, chloroplastic, with translation MATMAALQSSMTSLSLSSNSFLGQRLSPPTLYAVPAKPSEKPCLIVAKLKRWERKECKPNSLPVLHKMHVKLGDTVKVISGRDKGKIGEITKVFRHNSSVVVKDINLKTKHVKSRGEDEPGKILKIEAPVHSSNVMLYSKEQNVASRVGHKILEDGKRVRYLIKTGEIIDTAENWKRLKEDKKNTEVAAAS, from the exons ATGGCAACCATGGCTGCACTTCAGAGCTCCATgacctctctttccctctcctcCAACTCCTTCTTGGGCCAGCGCCTCTCGCCGCCCACTCTCTACGCTGTGCCG GCCAAGCCATCAGAGAAGCCATGTCTCATTGTAGCGAAG CTTAAGCGATGGGAGCGGAAGGAATGTAAGCCAAACAGTCTTCCAGTCCTACACAAAATGCATGTTAAGTTGGGAGATACAGTGAAAGTAATATCTGGACGTGATAAGGGCAAAATTGGAGAGATTACTAAGGTCTTCAGGCATAACAGCTCTGTAGTAGTAAAAGATATAAACTTGAAGACAAAGCATGTGAAGAGCAGAGGAGAGGATGAACCGGGCAAGATTCTCAAG ATTGAAGCACCTGTCCACAGCTCGAATGTGATGCTCTACTCAAAAGAACAGAACGTAGCAAGCCGGGTGGGTCACAAAATCCTTGAAGATGGTAAACGAGTCCGTTATCTGATAAAAACTGGGGAAATAATTGATACCGCAGAGAACTGGAAGAGACTGAAGGAAGACAAAAAGAACACTGAAGTAGCTGCTGCttcttag